A part of Halodesulfovibrio marinisediminis DSM 17456 genomic DNA contains:
- a CDS encoding helix-turn-helix domain-containing protein, whose amino-acid sequence MSIGIKHTYTLGEAAELLSCHKETIRRAIKDGSLQAAKLGRGYRVSRVDLEAFWQAQGGGVLFEKVEQQVVEPEPEPEPVETKPKKPRGPEQLTLPT is encoded by the coding sequence TTGAGTATTGGCATAAAGCATACATATACACTTGGTGAGGCAGCAGAATTACTCAGTTGTCATAAAGAAACCATTCGTAGAGCGATCAAAGACGGTAGTCTTCAAGCAGCAAAACTTGGACGCGGCTACAGAGTCTCTCGTGTTGATCTTGAAGCTTTTTGGCAAGCTCAGGGGGGCGGTGTGCTGTTCGAAAAAGTCGAACAGCAGGTTGTTGAGCCGGAACCGGAGCCGGAACCGGTAGAAACAAAACCTAAAAAACCGAGAGGGCCGGAACAGCTAACGTTACCCACCTAA
- a CDS encoding GGDEF domain-containing protein codes for MLRIIQNLFCISEQSRFQRAVQAFFLGVCAPLGWLGITHVLQLTATDPLYEVTLYSYITVGSILVMVCFALWISKSEEYFARMSLLDPLTSLYNSRYLLTRADQEFAMFERAGQDIALVMADIDHFKYVNDRYGHSVGDIVLQQVAKIMQNTARKADVVARVGGEEFALLLPNSTTDGAMVLAERIRERVEKTPIDLPGGEKIGVKISLGVSSTEEFLPQVFNELYESADNALYRAKRDGRNRVVKAVETDPLTNEVAC; via the coding sequence ATGCTGCGCATTATCCAGAATTTATTTTGCATTAGTGAGCAAAGCCGTTTCCAGCGGGCTGTGCAGGCTTTTTTTCTTGGAGTTTGTGCTCCGCTGGGCTGGTTAGGTATCACTCATGTTTTGCAACTGACAGCCACTGATCCGTTGTACGAAGTTACGTTGTATTCTTATATAACAGTTGGCAGTATTCTTGTTATGGTCTGTTTCGCGCTGTGGATCAGCAAGAGTGAAGAATATTTTGCCAGAATGAGTCTGCTTGATCCGCTAACTTCTCTGTATAACAGTAGATATCTGCTTACACGCGCGGATCAGGAATTTGCTATGTTCGAGCGTGCTGGTCAGGATATAGCGCTGGTTATGGCAGATATTGATCATTTTAAATATGTGAATGATCGGTATGGACATTCTGTAGGTGATATTGTCTTGCAGCAGGTTGCTAAGATTATGCAAAACACAGCACGGAAGGCTGATGTTGTCGCTCGTGTAGGTGGTGAAGAGTTTGCGTTGTTGCTACCTAATTCAACAACTGATGGGGCAATGGTTCTTGCTGAACGAATTCGGGAACGAGTAGAGAAAACCCCCATTGATTTGCCGGGTGGGGAAAAAATAGGCGTTAAGATTTCCCTTGGTGTTTCTTCAACAGAAGAGTTTCTTCCGCAGGTTTTTAACGAGTTATACGAAAGTGCTGATAATGCTTTGTATCGGGCAAAGCGGGATGGACGTAATCGTGTAGTCAAGGCCGTGGAAACAGATCCATTGACAAATGAAGTTGCGTGCTAA